The Acinonyx jubatus isolate Ajub_Pintada_27869175 chromosome E3, VMU_Ajub_asm_v1.0, whole genome shotgun sequence genome has a window encoding:
- the KREMEN2 gene encoding kremen protein 2 gives METRAPQGLLLLLLFLPPLPPRGASAGSLHSPGLSECFQVNGADYRGHQNRTGPRGAGRPCLFWDQTQQHSYSSASDPQGRWGLGPHNFCRNPDGDVQPWCYVAETEEGIYWRYCDIPTCHMPGYLGCFVDSGAPPALSGPSGTSTKLTVQVCLRFCRMKGYQLAGVEAGYACFCGSESDLDRGRPAPATDCDQICFGHPGQLCGGDGRLGIYEVSVGSCQGNWTAPQGVIYSPDFPDEYGPDRNCSWALSPPGAALELTFRLFELADPRDRLELRDAASGSLLRAFDGARPPPPGPLRLRAAALLLSFRSDARGHAQGFALTYRGESPPRRPAPAAPPPCLTLLSAGLQDAADDRAPQGSAQTPAASPDWANVSCSPRPGAPEAATGARVFSTVTAVSVLLLLLLSLLRLLRRRSCLLAPGKGPPALGPSRGPGRSWAVWYRRPRGVALPCPPGDPQAEVLAASYRPLSASSQSSLRSLISAL, from the exons ATGGAGACACGGGCCCCGCAGGGCCTCCTGCTTCTCCTGCTCTTCCTCCCGCCGCTGCCGCCCCGCGGGGCCTCTGCGGGGAGCCTGCACAGCCCAG GCCTGTCCGAGTGCTTCCAGGTGAATGGCGCCGACTACCGCGGCCACCAGAACCGCACGGGTCCGCGCGGGGCCGGCCGCCCGTGCCTCTTCTGGGACCAGACGCAGCAGCACAGCTACAGCAGCGCCAGCGACCCCCAGGGCCGGTGGGGGCTGGGCCCGCACAACTTCTGCCG GAACCCCGACGGTGACGTGCAGCCGTGGTGCTACGTAGCGGAGACAGAGGAGGGCATCTATTGGCGCTACTGCGACATCCCCACGTGTCACA TGCCCGGGTACCTGGGCTGCTTCGTGGATTCGGGGGCACCCCCGGCCCTCAGCGGCCCCAGCGGGACCTCAACGAAGCTCACGGTCCAGGTGTGCCTTCGCTTCTGCCGCATGAAGGGCTACCAG CTGGCGGGCGTGGAGGCTGGCTACGCCTGCTTCTGTGGCTCTGAGAGCGACCTGGACCGGGGACGCCCGGCCCCAGCTACCGACTGCGACCAGATTTGCTTCGGCCACCCGGGCCAGCTGTGCGGCGGCGATGGGCGTCTGGGCATCTACGAAG TGTCCGTGGGCTCCTGCCAGGGGAACTGGACGGCTCCGCAGGGCGTCATCTACTCCCCGGACTTCCCGGACGAGTACGGGCCGGACCGGAACTGCAGCTGGGCGCTGAGCCCGCCGGGCGCCGCGCTGGAGCTCACCTTCCGCCTCTTCGAGCTGGCCGACCCGCGCGACCGGCTGGAGCTGCGGGACGCCGCCTCGGGCAGCCTGCTCCGCGCCTTCGACggcgcccgcccgccgccgcccggccCCCTGCGCCTGCGCGCCGCCGCGCTGCTGCTCTCCTTCCGCAGCGACGCGCGCGGCCACGCGCAGGGCTTCGCGCTCACCTACCGCGGTGAGAGCCCGCCTCGTCGCCCTGCGCCCGCTGCCCCGCCACCCTGCCTCACACTTCTCTCCGCAGGGCTGCAGGACGCTGCCGACGACCGCGCGCCCCAGGGCTCGGCCCAGACCCCCGCAGCGTCCCCTGACTGGGCCAACGTGAGCTGCAGCCCCCGGCCTGGGGCTCCGGAGGCCGCGACGGGGG CCCGGGTCTTCTCGACAGTGACGGCCGTCtcagtgctgctgctgctgctgctgtcgcTGCTGCGCCTGCTGCGCCGACG GAGCTGTCTACTGGCCCCGGGAAAAGGGCCCCCCGCGTTGGGGCCTTCCCGGGGCCCCGGGAGAAGCTGGGCTGTGTGGTACCGCCGGCCTCGAGGGGTggccctgccctgtccccctGGGGACCCTCAGGCTGAGGTTCTAGCCGCGAGTTACCGGCCCCTGAGCGCCTCCAGCCAGAGTTCCCTGCGTTCGCTCATCTCTGCTCTCTGA
- the PAQR4 gene encoding progestin and adipoQ receptor family member 4 isoform X1, which produces MAFLAGPRLLDWASSPPHLQFNKFVLTGYRPASSGSGCLRSLFYLHNELGNIYTHGLALLGFLVLLPMTMPWGQLGKDGWLWGTHCVACLAPPTGSVLYHLFMCHQGGSPVYTRLLALDMCGVCLVNTLGALPIIHCTLACRPWLRPAALVGYTVLSGVAGWRALTAPSTGARLRAFGWQAAARLLVFGARGVGLGSGAPGSLPCYLRMDALALLGGLVNVARLPERWGPGRFDYWGNSHQIMHLLSVGSILQLHAGVVPDLLWAARHACPPD; this is translated from the exons ATGGCGTTCCTGGCCGGGCCGCGCCTGCTGGACTGGGCCAGCTCGCCACCGCACCTGCAGTTCAACAAGTTCGTGCTGACGGGCTACCGGCCGGCCAGCAGCGGCTCGGGCTGTCTACGCAGCCTCTTCTACTTGCACAACGAGCTGGGCAACATCTACACGCACG ggCTGGCCCTCCTAGGCTTCCTGGTACTGCTGCCGATGACCATGCCTTGGGGGCAGCTGGGCAAGGATGGCTGGCTGTGGGGCACACACTGTGTGGCCTGCCTGGCCCCgcccacaggctctgtgctctatCATCTCTTCATGTGCCACCAAGGGGGCAGCCCTGTGTATACTCGGCTCCTTGCCCTGGATATGTGTGGGGTCTGCCTTGTCAACACCCTCG GGGCTCTGCCCATCATCCACTGCACCCTGGCCTGTAGGCCCTGGCTGCGCCCAGCCGCCCTGGTGGGCTACACCGTGCTGTCGGGCGTGGCTGGCTGGCGGGCCCTCACCGCTCCCTCCACCGGCGCCCGGCTCCGCGCCTTCGGTTGGCAGGCTGCCGCCCGCCTCCTGGTGTTCGGGGCCCGAGGAgtggggctgggctctggggctcCGGGCTCCCTGCCCTGCTACCTGCGTATGGACGCACTGGCACTGCTCGGGGGGCTGGTGAACGTGGCCCGCCTGCCGGAGCGCTGGGGACCCGGCCGCTTTGATTACTGGGGCAACTCGCACCAGATCATGCACCTGCTCAGCGTGGGCTCCATCCTCCAGCTGCACGCGGGCGTCGTGCCCGACCTGCTCTGGGCCGCCCGCCACGCCTGCCCcccggactga
- the PAQR4 gene encoding progestin and adipoQ receptor family member 4 isoform X2: MDHCLPLPGLALLGFLVLLPMTMPWGQLGKDGWLWGTHCVACLAPPTGSVLYHLFMCHQGGSPVYTRLLALDMCGVCLVNTLGALPIIHCTLACRPWLRPAALVGYTVLSGVAGWRALTAPSTGARLRAFGWQAAARLLVFGARGVGLGSGAPGSLPCYLRMDALALLGGLVNVARLPERWGPGRFDYWGNSHQIMHLLSVGSILQLHAGVVPDLLWAARHACPPD, translated from the exons ATGGAtcattgtctccctctcccagggCTGGCCCTCCTAGGCTTCCTGGTACTGCTGCCGATGACCATGCCTTGGGGGCAGCTGGGCAAGGATGGCTGGCTGTGGGGCACACACTGTGTGGCCTGCCTGGCCCCgcccacaggctctgtgctctatCATCTCTTCATGTGCCACCAAGGGGGCAGCCCTGTGTATACTCGGCTCCTTGCCCTGGATATGTGTGGGGTCTGCCTTGTCAACACCCTCG GGGCTCTGCCCATCATCCACTGCACCCTGGCCTGTAGGCCCTGGCTGCGCCCAGCCGCCCTGGTGGGCTACACCGTGCTGTCGGGCGTGGCTGGCTGGCGGGCCCTCACCGCTCCCTCCACCGGCGCCCGGCTCCGCGCCTTCGGTTGGCAGGCTGCCGCCCGCCTCCTGGTGTTCGGGGCCCGAGGAgtggggctgggctctggggctcCGGGCTCCCTGCCCTGCTACCTGCGTATGGACGCACTGGCACTGCTCGGGGGGCTGGTGAACGTGGCCCGCCTGCCGGAGCGCTGGGGACCCGGCCGCTTTGATTACTGGGGCAACTCGCACCAGATCATGCACCTGCTCAGCGTGGGCTCCATCCTCCAGCTGCACGCGGGCGTCGTGCCCGACCTGCTCTGGGCCGCCCGCCACGCCTGCCCcccggactga
- the PKMYT1 gene encoding membrane-associated tyrosine- and threonine-specific cdc2-inhibitory kinase isoform X3 produces the protein MCPAQCSSLWPPCLKRNLCAEWTHLSSGASLGPQDQTLFERTHCSVLCTSGPPVLAMPVPTEGTPPPLSGTPVPVPAYFRHAEPGFSLKRPGGLSRSLPPRPPAKGSVPISRLFPPRTPGWHQPQPRRVTFQGKASETLQSPSYDPSRPESFFQQSFQRLGRLGHGSYGEVFKVRSKEDGRLYAVKRSMSPFRGPKDRARKLAEVGGHEKVGQHPRCVRLEQAWEEGGILYLQTELCGPSLQQHCEAWGTGLPEAQVWGYLRDTLLALAHLHGQGLVHLDVKPANIFLGPRGRCKLGDFGLLVELGASGTGEAQEGDPRYMAPELLQGSYGTAADVFSLGLTILEVACNMELPHGGEGWQQLRQGYLPPEFTAGLSSELRSVLTMMLEPDPKLRATAESLLALPMLRQPQPWNVLWYMAAEALSRGWALWQALLALLCWLWHGLARPTRWLQPQSPPATPPGSPPCSLLLDSSLSSNWDDDSIGLSLSPEAVLARAVGNTSTPRSGSPAPRSRYTLREALDLSDIDSEPPRGSFPSFEPRNLLSLFEDSLGPA, from the exons GTGCTCGTCCCTGTGGCCTCCATGTTTAAAGCGGAACCTGTGTGCAGAGTGGACGCACCTCTCTTCCGGAGCCTCTTTGGGGCCACAAGACCAGACACTGTTTGAGCGGACACACTGCTCTGTCCTGTGCACCTCAGGGCCTCCTGTGCTGGCCATGCCTGTGCCCACAGAgggcacccccccgcccctgagTGGCACCCCCGTTCCAGTCCCAGCCTACTTCCGCCACGCAGAACCTGGCTTCTCCCTCAAGaggcctggagggctcagtcggagCCTCCCGCCCCGGCCCCCTGCCAAGGGCAGCGTCCCCATCAGCCGCCTCTTCCCTCCTCGGACCCCGGGCTGgcaccagccccagccccggaGGGTGACATTCCAAGGCAAAGCCTCTGAGACCCTTCAGAGCCCCTCCTATGACCCGAGCCGGCCAGAGTCCTTCTTCCAACAGAGTTTCCAGAGGCTTGGCCGCTTGGGCCACGGCTCCTATGGAGAGGTCTTCAAG GTGCGCTCTAAGGAAGACGGCCGGCTCTATGCAGTGAAGCGCTCTATGTCGCCTTTCCGGGGCCCTAAGGACCGGGCCCGCAAGCTGGCCGAGGTCGGTGGCCACGAGAAGGTGGGGCAACACCCGCGCTGTGTGCGGCTGGAGCAAGCCTGGGAGGAGGGCGGCATCCTGTACCTGCAGACGGAGCTGTGTGGGCCCAGCCTGCAACAGCACTGCGAGGCCTGGGGCACCGGCCTGCCCGAGGCCCAGGTCTGGGGCTACCTGCGGGATACCCTGCTTGCCCTGGCTCACCTGCACGGCCAAGGCCTGGTCCACCTTGACGTCAAGCCCGCCAACATCTTCCTGGGGCCCCGGGGCCGCTGcaagctgggtgactttgggctgCTGGTAGAGCTGGGTGCATCTGGAACTGGTGAGGCCCAGGAGGGAGACCCCCGCTACATGGCCCCTGAGCTGCTACAGGGCTCCTATGGGACAGCGGCGGATGTGTTCAG TCTGGGCCTCACCATCCTGGAAGTGGCATGCAACATGGAGCTGCCCCATGGTGGGGAGGGCTGGCAGCAGCTGCGCCAGGGCTATCTGCCCCCGGAGTTCACTGCTG GCCTGTCTTCTGAGCTGCGTTCTGTCCTCACCATGATGCTGGAACCTGACCCCAAGCTGCGGGCCACAGCCGAGTCCCTGCTGGCCCTGCCCATGCTCAGGCAGCCTCAGCCTTGGAACGTTCTGTGGTATATGGCCGCCGAGGCCCTCAGTCGAGGGTGGGCCCTGTGGCAG GCCCTGCTTGCCCTGCTGTGCTGGCTCTGGCACGGGCTGGCTCGCCCCACCAGATGGCTGCAGCCCCAGAGCCCACCAGCCACCCCGCCCGGCTCGCCACCCTGCAGCCTCCTCCTGGACAGCAGCCTCTCCAGCAACTGGGATGACGACAGCATAGG GCTCTCGCTCTCTCCAGAGGCTGTCCTGGCCAGGGCTGTCGGGAACACCTCCACCCCCCGCAgtggctcccctgccccccgGAGCAGGTACACACTGAG gGAGGCCCTGGACCTAAGTGACATTGACTCTGAGCCCCCTCGgggctccttcccctcctttgAACCTCGGAACCTCCTCAGCCTGTTTGAGGACTCACTGGGCCCAGCGTGA
- the PKMYT1 gene encoding membrane-associated tyrosine- and threonine-specific cdc2-inhibitory kinase isoform X4, with protein sequence MPVPTEGTPPPLSGTPVPVPAYFRHAEPGFSLKRPGGLSRSLPPRPPAKGSVPISRLFPPRTPGWHQPQPRRVTFQGKASETLQSPSYDPSRPESFFQQSFQRLGRLGHGSYGEVFKVRSKEDGRLYAVKRSMSPFRGPKDRARKLAEVGGHEKVGQHPRCVRLEQAWEEGGILYLQTELCGPSLQQHCEAWGTGLPEAQVWGYLRDTLLALAHLHGQGLVHLDVKPANIFLGPRGRCKLGDFGLLVELGASGTGEAQEGDPRYMAPELLQGSYGTAADVFSLGLTILEVACNMELPHGGEGWQQLRQGYLPPEFTAGLSSELRSVLTMMLEPDPKLRATAESLLALPMLRQPQPWNVLWYMAAEALSRGWALWQALLALLCWLWHGLARPTRWLQPQSPPATPPGSPPCSLLLDSSLSSNWDDDSIGSVQGPRRAEQNRQPHAWGAASRGSSARATAAATVGLRCPQALALSRGCPGQGCREHLHPPQWLPCPPEQVHTEGGPGPK encoded by the exons ATGCCTGTGCCCACAGAgggcacccccccgcccctgagTGGCACCCCCGTTCCAGTCCCAGCCTACTTCCGCCACGCAGAACCTGGCTTCTCCCTCAAGaggcctggagggctcagtcggagCCTCCCGCCCCGGCCCCCTGCCAAGGGCAGCGTCCCCATCAGCCGCCTCTTCCCTCCTCGGACCCCGGGCTGgcaccagccccagccccggaGGGTGACATTCCAAGGCAAAGCCTCTGAGACCCTTCAGAGCCCCTCCTATGACCCGAGCCGGCCAGAGTCCTTCTTCCAACAGAGTTTCCAGAGGCTTGGCCGCTTGGGCCACGGCTCCTATGGAGAGGTCTTCAAG GTGCGCTCTAAGGAAGACGGCCGGCTCTATGCAGTGAAGCGCTCTATGTCGCCTTTCCGGGGCCCTAAGGACCGGGCCCGCAAGCTGGCCGAGGTCGGTGGCCACGAGAAGGTGGGGCAACACCCGCGCTGTGTGCGGCTGGAGCAAGCCTGGGAGGAGGGCGGCATCCTGTACCTGCAGACGGAGCTGTGTGGGCCCAGCCTGCAACAGCACTGCGAGGCCTGGGGCACCGGCCTGCCCGAGGCCCAGGTCTGGGGCTACCTGCGGGATACCCTGCTTGCCCTGGCTCACCTGCACGGCCAAGGCCTGGTCCACCTTGACGTCAAGCCCGCCAACATCTTCCTGGGGCCCCGGGGCCGCTGcaagctgggtgactttgggctgCTGGTAGAGCTGGGTGCATCTGGAACTGGTGAGGCCCAGGAGGGAGACCCCCGCTACATGGCCCCTGAGCTGCTACAGGGCTCCTATGGGACAGCGGCGGATGTGTTCAG TCTGGGCCTCACCATCCTGGAAGTGGCATGCAACATGGAGCTGCCCCATGGTGGGGAGGGCTGGCAGCAGCTGCGCCAGGGCTATCTGCCCCCGGAGTTCACTGCTG GCCTGTCTTCTGAGCTGCGTTCTGTCCTCACCATGATGCTGGAACCTGACCCCAAGCTGCGGGCCACAGCCGAGTCCCTGCTGGCCCTGCCCATGCTCAGGCAGCCTCAGCCTTGGAACGTTCTGTGGTATATGGCCGCCGAGGCCCTCAGTCGAGGGTGGGCCCTGTGGCAG GCCCTGCTTGCCCTGCTGTGCTGGCTCTGGCACGGGCTGGCTCGCCCCACCAGATGGCTGCAGCCCCAGAGCCCACCAGCCACCCCGCCCGGCTCGCCACCCTGCAGCCTCCTCCTGGACAGCAGCCTCTCCAGCAACTGGGATGACGACAGCATAGG ctcagtgcagggACCACGCAGAGCAGAGCAGAACCGGCAACCTCACGCCTGGGGCGCTGCCTCACGAGGGAGCAGCGCGAGGGCCACGGCCGCCGCCACGGTAGGGCTGCGGTGCCCACAG GCTCTCGCTCTCTCCAGAGGCTGTCCTGGCCAGGGCTGTCGGGAACACCTCCACCCCCCGCAgtggctcccctgccccccgGAGCAGGTACACACTGAG gGAGGCCCTGGACCTAAGTGA
- the PKMYT1 gene encoding membrane-associated tyrosine- and threonine-specific cdc2-inhibitory kinase isoform X1 → MCPAQCSSLWPPCLKRNLCAEWTHLSSGASLGPQDQTLFERTHCSVLCTSGPPVLAMPVPTEGTPPPLSGTPVPVPAYFRHAEPGFSLKRPGGLSRSLPPRPPAKGSVPISRLFPPRTPGWHQPQPRRVTFQGKASETLQSPSYDPSRPESFFQQSFQRLGRLGHGSYGEVFKVRSKEDGRLYAVKRSMSPFRGPKDRARKLAEVGGHEKVGQHPRCVRLEQAWEEGGILYLQTELCGPSLQQHCEAWGTGLPEAQVWGYLRDTLLALAHLHGQGLVHLDVKPANIFLGPRGRCKLGDFGLLVELGASGTGEAQEGDPRYMAPELLQGSYGTAADVFSLGLTILEVACNMELPHGGEGWQQLRQGYLPPEFTAGLSSELRSVLTMMLEPDPKLRATAESLLALPMLRQPQPWNVLWYMAAEALSRGWALWQALLALLCWLWHGLARPTRWLQPQSPPATPPGSPPCSLLLDSSLSSNWDDDSIGSVQGPRRAEQNRQPHAWGAASRGSSARATAAATVGLRCPQALALSRGCPGQGCREHLHPPQWLPCPPEQVHTEGGPGPK, encoded by the exons GTGCTCGTCCCTGTGGCCTCCATGTTTAAAGCGGAACCTGTGTGCAGAGTGGACGCACCTCTCTTCCGGAGCCTCTTTGGGGCCACAAGACCAGACACTGTTTGAGCGGACACACTGCTCTGTCCTGTGCACCTCAGGGCCTCCTGTGCTGGCCATGCCTGTGCCCACAGAgggcacccccccgcccctgagTGGCACCCCCGTTCCAGTCCCAGCCTACTTCCGCCACGCAGAACCTGGCTTCTCCCTCAAGaggcctggagggctcagtcggagCCTCCCGCCCCGGCCCCCTGCCAAGGGCAGCGTCCCCATCAGCCGCCTCTTCCCTCCTCGGACCCCGGGCTGgcaccagccccagccccggaGGGTGACATTCCAAGGCAAAGCCTCTGAGACCCTTCAGAGCCCCTCCTATGACCCGAGCCGGCCAGAGTCCTTCTTCCAACAGAGTTTCCAGAGGCTTGGCCGCTTGGGCCACGGCTCCTATGGAGAGGTCTTCAAG GTGCGCTCTAAGGAAGACGGCCGGCTCTATGCAGTGAAGCGCTCTATGTCGCCTTTCCGGGGCCCTAAGGACCGGGCCCGCAAGCTGGCCGAGGTCGGTGGCCACGAGAAGGTGGGGCAACACCCGCGCTGTGTGCGGCTGGAGCAAGCCTGGGAGGAGGGCGGCATCCTGTACCTGCAGACGGAGCTGTGTGGGCCCAGCCTGCAACAGCACTGCGAGGCCTGGGGCACCGGCCTGCCCGAGGCCCAGGTCTGGGGCTACCTGCGGGATACCCTGCTTGCCCTGGCTCACCTGCACGGCCAAGGCCTGGTCCACCTTGACGTCAAGCCCGCCAACATCTTCCTGGGGCCCCGGGGCCGCTGcaagctgggtgactttgggctgCTGGTAGAGCTGGGTGCATCTGGAACTGGTGAGGCCCAGGAGGGAGACCCCCGCTACATGGCCCCTGAGCTGCTACAGGGCTCCTATGGGACAGCGGCGGATGTGTTCAG TCTGGGCCTCACCATCCTGGAAGTGGCATGCAACATGGAGCTGCCCCATGGTGGGGAGGGCTGGCAGCAGCTGCGCCAGGGCTATCTGCCCCCGGAGTTCACTGCTG GCCTGTCTTCTGAGCTGCGTTCTGTCCTCACCATGATGCTGGAACCTGACCCCAAGCTGCGGGCCACAGCCGAGTCCCTGCTGGCCCTGCCCATGCTCAGGCAGCCTCAGCCTTGGAACGTTCTGTGGTATATGGCCGCCGAGGCCCTCAGTCGAGGGTGGGCCCTGTGGCAG GCCCTGCTTGCCCTGCTGTGCTGGCTCTGGCACGGGCTGGCTCGCCCCACCAGATGGCTGCAGCCCCAGAGCCCACCAGCCACCCCGCCCGGCTCGCCACCCTGCAGCCTCCTCCTGGACAGCAGCCTCTCCAGCAACTGGGATGACGACAGCATAGG ctcagtgcagggACCACGCAGAGCAGAGCAGAACCGGCAACCTCACGCCTGGGGCGCTGCCTCACGAGGGAGCAGCGCGAGGGCCACGGCCGCCGCCACGGTAGGGCTGCGGTGCCCACAG GCTCTCGCTCTCTCCAGAGGCTGTCCTGGCCAGGGCTGTCGGGAACACCTCCACCCCCCGCAgtggctcccctgccccccgGAGCAGGTACACACTGAG gGAGGCCCTGGACCTAAGTGA
- the PKMYT1 gene encoding membrane-associated tyrosine- and threonine-specific cdc2-inhibitory kinase isoform X2, whose translation MCPAQCSSLWPPCLKRNLCAEWTHLSSGASLGPQDQTLFERTHCSVLCTSGPPVLAMPVPTEGTPPPLSGTPVPVPAYFRHAEPGFSLKRPGGLSRSLPPRPPAKGSVPISRLFPPRTPGWHQPQPRRVTFQGKASETLQSPSYDPSRPESFFQQSFQRLGRLGHGSYGEVFKVRSKEDGRLYAVKRSMSPFRGPKDRARKLAEVGGHEKVGQHPRCVRLEQAWEEGGILYLQTELCGPSLQQHCEAWGTGLPEAQVWGYLRDTLLALAHLHGQGLVHLDVKPANIFLGPRGRCKLGDFGLLVELGASGTGEAQEGDPRYMAPELLQGSYGTAADVFSLGLTILEVACNMELPHGGEGWQQLRQGYLPPEFTAGLSSELRSVLTMMLEPDPKLRATAESLLALPMLRQPQPWNVLWYMAAEALSRGWALWQALLALLCWLWHGLARPTRWLQPQSPPATPPGSPPCSLLLDSSLSSNWDDDSIGAGTTQSRAEPATSRLGRCLTREQREGHGRRHGRAAVPTGSRSLQRLSWPGLSGTPPPPAVAPLPPGAGTH comes from the exons GTGCTCGTCCCTGTGGCCTCCATGTTTAAAGCGGAACCTGTGTGCAGAGTGGACGCACCTCTCTTCCGGAGCCTCTTTGGGGCCACAAGACCAGACACTGTTTGAGCGGACACACTGCTCTGTCCTGTGCACCTCAGGGCCTCCTGTGCTGGCCATGCCTGTGCCCACAGAgggcacccccccgcccctgagTGGCACCCCCGTTCCAGTCCCAGCCTACTTCCGCCACGCAGAACCTGGCTTCTCCCTCAAGaggcctggagggctcagtcggagCCTCCCGCCCCGGCCCCCTGCCAAGGGCAGCGTCCCCATCAGCCGCCTCTTCCCTCCTCGGACCCCGGGCTGgcaccagccccagccccggaGGGTGACATTCCAAGGCAAAGCCTCTGAGACCCTTCAGAGCCCCTCCTATGACCCGAGCCGGCCAGAGTCCTTCTTCCAACAGAGTTTCCAGAGGCTTGGCCGCTTGGGCCACGGCTCCTATGGAGAGGTCTTCAAG GTGCGCTCTAAGGAAGACGGCCGGCTCTATGCAGTGAAGCGCTCTATGTCGCCTTTCCGGGGCCCTAAGGACCGGGCCCGCAAGCTGGCCGAGGTCGGTGGCCACGAGAAGGTGGGGCAACACCCGCGCTGTGTGCGGCTGGAGCAAGCCTGGGAGGAGGGCGGCATCCTGTACCTGCAGACGGAGCTGTGTGGGCCCAGCCTGCAACAGCACTGCGAGGCCTGGGGCACCGGCCTGCCCGAGGCCCAGGTCTGGGGCTACCTGCGGGATACCCTGCTTGCCCTGGCTCACCTGCACGGCCAAGGCCTGGTCCACCTTGACGTCAAGCCCGCCAACATCTTCCTGGGGCCCCGGGGCCGCTGcaagctgggtgactttgggctgCTGGTAGAGCTGGGTGCATCTGGAACTGGTGAGGCCCAGGAGGGAGACCCCCGCTACATGGCCCCTGAGCTGCTACAGGGCTCCTATGGGACAGCGGCGGATGTGTTCAG TCTGGGCCTCACCATCCTGGAAGTGGCATGCAACATGGAGCTGCCCCATGGTGGGGAGGGCTGGCAGCAGCTGCGCCAGGGCTATCTGCCCCCGGAGTTCACTGCTG GCCTGTCTTCTGAGCTGCGTTCTGTCCTCACCATGATGCTGGAACCTGACCCCAAGCTGCGGGCCACAGCCGAGTCCCTGCTGGCCCTGCCCATGCTCAGGCAGCCTCAGCCTTGGAACGTTCTGTGGTATATGGCCGCCGAGGCCCTCAGTCGAGGGTGGGCCCTGTGGCAG GCCCTGCTTGCCCTGCTGTGCTGGCTCTGGCACGGGCTGGCTCGCCCCACCAGATGGCTGCAGCCCCAGAGCCCACCAGCCACCCCGCCCGGCTCGCCACCCTGCAGCCTCCTCCTGGACAGCAGCCTCTCCAGCAACTGGGATGACGACAGCATAGG tgcagggACCACGCAGAGCAGAGCAGAACCGGCAACCTCACGCCTGGGGCGCTGCCTCACGAGGGAGCAGCGCGAGGGCCACGGCCGCCGCCACGGTAGGGCTGCGGTGCCCACAG GCTCTCGCTCTCTCCAGAGGCTGTCCTGGCCAGGGCTGTCGGGAACACCTCCACCCCCCGCAgtggctcccctgccccccgGAGCAGGTACACACTGA